A window from Salvia miltiorrhiza cultivar Shanhuang (shh) chromosome 2, IMPLAD_Smil_shh, whole genome shotgun sequence encodes these proteins:
- the LOC131010976 gene encoding 1,4-alpha-glucan-branching enzyme-like, which translates to MYSSCNPLYAPALHSSPPIPRQFSSLASVSGRCISKQPSGLIINSQKLQANSRATSLSRIIAHGKADRSSVSAVLTDNSSPVVKMDEVAENMTIFSLDPSLEAYKDHFKYRMRTFTDQKMLIEKHEGSLEEFAQGYLRFGFNHKEGCIVYREWAPAAQEAEVIGDFNGWNGATHKMEKDQFGVWSVRIPDIGGNPAIPHNSRVKFRFKHSNGVWVDRIPAWIKYATRDPTKFAAAYDGVYWDPPPTERYQFKYPRPPKPEAPRIYEAHVGMSSSEPRVNTYREFADHVLPRIRANNYNTVQLMAVMEHSYYASFGYHVTNFFAVSSHSGTPEDLKYLIDKAHSLGLRVLMDVVHSHASNNITDGLNGFDVGQSSQESYFHTGDRGYHKLWDSRLFNYSNWEVLRFLLSNLRWWLDEFKFDGFRFDGVTSMLYHHHGISMGFSGNYNEYFSEATDVDAVVYMMLANNLIHSILPDATVVAEDVSGMPGLGRSVSEGGIGFDYRLAMAIPDKWIDYLKNKKDEEWSMNEISWSLTNRRYTEKCIAYAESHDQAIVGDKTIAFLLMDKDMYTGMSCLNEASPVVDRGIALHKMIHFLTMALGGEGYLNFMGNEFGHPDWIDFPREGNGWSYDKCRRQWELVDTEHLRFKFLNAFDRAMNLLDEKFKFLSSSKQIISSTDEADKVIVFERGDLVFVFNFHPENTYEGYKVGCDLPGKYRVALDSDAWEFGGPGRVAHDSDHFTSPEGIPGVPETNFNNRPNSFKVLSPPRTCVVYYRVEEEVKESKTDESTSLNEASVAKLQNKEGSQRPDEDSYDAAQRLVPGMGALEAA; encoded by the exons ATGTACAGTTCGTGCAATCCGCTGTATGCACCTGCTCTTCATTCTTCACCTCCGATTCCACGTCAATTCTCCTCACTG GCATCAGTTAGTGGTAGGTGCATTTCTAAGCAACCTTCTGGACTCATAATTAATTCTCAAAAATTACAAGCAAATAGCAGAGCTACTTCCTTGTCCAGAATTATAGCACATGGAAAG GCCGACAGATCTTCTGTCTCTGCAGTTTTAACTGATAACAGTTCACCTGTAGTAAAGATGGACGAAGTCGCTGAAAACATGACGATTTTCAGTTTAGATCCATCCTTGGAAGCTTATAAAGATCATTTCAAATACAGAATGAGGACATTTACAGATCAGAAAATGCTCATCGAGAAACATGAGGGAAGCCTTGAGGAATTTGCACAAG GTTATTTACGGTTTGGATTTAATCACAAAGAAGGTTGCATTGTGTACCGTGAATGGGCACCAGCTGCACA GGAAGCAGAAGTCATTGGTGATTTTAATGGTTGGAATGGTGCTACTCACAAAATGGAGAAAGATCAATTTGGTGTATGGAGTGTCAGAATTCCTGATATTGGTGGGAATCCAGCCATACCACACAACTCAAGGGTTAAGTTCAGATTCAAGCATAGCAATGGAGTTTGGGTAGACCGGATTCCTGCTTGGATAAAGTATGCGACTCGGGATCCTACAAAATTCGCTGCCGCTTATGATGGTGTGTACTGGGACCCACCACCTACGGAAAG GTACCAGTTTAAATACCCTCGTCCACCTAAACCAGAGGCACCTAGAATATATGAAGCACATGTTGGAATGAGTAGTTCAGAACCCCGTGTCAATACATATAGGGAGTTCGCCGATCATGTTTTGCCTCGTATTagagcaaacaattataacacaGTCCAGTTGATGGCTGTAATGGAGCATTCCTACTACGCATCATTTGGATATCATGTTACCAACTTTTTTGCTGTGAGCAGCCATTCTGGTACCCCAGAAGACCTCAAGTACTTGATTGATAAGGCACATAGCTTAGGTCTTCGAGTATTGATGGATGTGGTTCACAGTCATGCAAGTAACAATATCACTGATGGCCTTAATGGTTTTGATGTTGGGCAAAGCTCTCAAGAGTCTTATTTTCACACCGGAGATCGTGGCTATCACAAATTGTGGGATAGCAGGCTattcaattattcaaattgGGAAGTTCTTAGATTCCTTCTCTCCAATCTGAGGTGGTGGCTTGATGAGTTTAAGTTTGATGGATTTCGATTTGATGGGGTAACCTCAATGTTGTATCATCATCATGGAATAAGCATGGGATTCTCTGGAAACTACAATGAGTACTTCAGTGAAGCGACAGATGTTGATGCTGTGGTTTATATGATGTTGGCTAATAATCTGATACACAGCATTTTGCCTGATGCAACTGTAGTTGCTGAAGATGTTTCTGGCATGCCTGGACTTGGCCGGTCTGTCTCTGAAGGTGGAATTGGTTTTGACTATCGGTTAGCCATGGCCATTCCTGACAAGTGGATTGACTACTTAAAGAATAAGAAGGATGAAGAATGGTCAATGAATGAAATATCATGGAGTTTGACAAATAGGCGATACACTGAAAAGTGTATAGCTTATGCTGAGAGTCACGATCAG GCTATTGTCGGTGACAAAACAATTGCATTTCTCTTGATGGATAAAGATATGTATACTGGTATGTCCTGTTTGAACGAGGCTTCTCCAGTAGTTGATCGTGGAATTGCTCTTCACAAG ATGATTCATTTCTTAACAATGGCATTAGGAGGAGAGGGTTACCTTAATTTCATGGGAAACGAG TTTGGGCATCCAGATTGGATTGACTTCCCCAGAGAAGGCAATGGCTGGAGTTATGACAAATGCAGACGTCAGTGGGAGCTCGTGGATACTGAGCATTTGAGATTCAAG TTTCTGAATGCTTTTGACAGAGCCATGAATTTGCTTGATGAAAAATTTAAGTTTCTTTcgtcatcaaaacaaattataaGCAGCACAGATGAAGCTGACAAG GTCATTGTTTTTGAACGTGGAGATCTGGTATTTGTGTTCAACTTCCACCCGGAAAATACATATGAAGG ATACAAAGTCGGTTGCGACTTGCCTGGAAAATATAGAGTTGCTTTGGACAGTGATGCTTGGGAATTTGGTGGACCAGGAAGA GTGGCTCACGATTCAGACCATTTCACTAGCCCTGAAGGCATACCCGGTGTTCCTGAAACAAATTTCAACAATCGTCCCAATTCCTTCAAAGTGCTTTCTCCTCCACGTACATGTGTG GTTTACTATCGAGTTGAAGAAGAAGTAAAAGAAAGCAAGACTGATGAATCAACTAGTTTAAATGAAGCATCTGTAGCAAAACTGCAAAACAAAGAAGGTTCTCAGAGACCTGATGAAGATAGCTACGACGCTGCTCAGAGATTAGTACCAGGAATGGGAGCTTTGGAAGCAGCGTAG
- the LOC131010977 gene encoding cyclin-B2-3, with protein sequence MIKMGSDENFPGVIKPSSNAQGELKAGVGKFAVGVGNNRRALSAINRNIIGAPPYPYAVHKRGVLTEKNEADNQNFVGPVHRPVTRRFAAGLAGKEQHSSLEEVKPQVHRTSSTNQPYDCIIIDADDYKNVDDHDVPMFVQHTEAMLEEIDRMDAEVEMEDIDGEEDEEEPLIDIDSCDKSNPLAVTEYIDDLYIYYKKMESLSCVPPNYMAHQSDINERMRGILIDWLIEVHYKFELMDETLYLTVNLIDRFLALQPVVRKKLQLVGVTAMLLACKYEEVSVPVVEDLVLISDKAYCRKEVLDMEKLMINTLQFNMSLPTPYVFMKRFLKAAQSDKKLELLSFFIIELCLIEYEMLCFPPSMLAAAAVFTAECTLSGCKKWSKTSELHTSYTREQLMECATLMASFHRKSRTGKLSGVQKKYNTSKYGYVAKIEPAAFLIDADLH encoded by the exons ATGATCAAGATGGGATCCGATGAGAATTTTCCGGGCGTGATCAAGCCTTCTTCAAACGCTCAAG GGGAATTGAAGGCAGGAGTTGGAAAATTTGCAGTTGGTGTGGGGAATAACAGAAGGGCTTTGAGTGCAATCAACAGAAACATCATTGGAGCTCCTCCTTATCCTTATGCTGTTCACAAAAGAGGAGTTTTGACAGA GAAAAACGAGGCCGATAACCAGAATTTTGTCGGTCCAGTGCATCGTCCTGTTACAAG GAGGTTTGCTGCTGGATTGGCTGGAAAAGAGCAGCATTCATCACTTGAg GAAGTCAAGCCCCAAGTTCATCGAACTTCAAGCACGAACCAACCCTACGACTGCATCATTATCGATGCAGATGACTACAAGAATGTGGATGATCATGATGTGCCAATGTTTGTGCAACATACAGAAGCTATGCTGGAAGAGATTGATCGAATG GATGCAGAAGTTGAAATGGAAGACATCGACGGGGAGGAGGACGAGGAAGAGCCACTAATCGATATAGATAGCTGTGATAAGAGCAATCCACTTGCAGTTACCGAGTACATTGATGATCTATACATTTACTATAAAAAGATGGAG AGCTTAAGCTGTGTCCCTCCAAACTATATGGCACATCAATCTGATATCAACGAACGAATGAGAGGCATCCTTATCGACTGGCTGATTGAG GTTCATTACAAATTCGAACTGATGGATGAGACGTTGTATCTAACTGTCAATCTCATCGATAGATTCTTAGCTCTCCAGCCAGTGGTGAGGAAGAAACTGCAGCTAGTTGGTGTGACTGCGATGCTCCTTGCTTGCAAATACGAGGAAGTCTCTGTCCCCGTAGTCGAGGATCTAGTTCTGATATCCGACAAAGCTTACTGCAGAAAAGAAGTCCTAGATATG GAGAAGTTGATGATCAATACCTTGCAGTTCAATATGTCGTTGCCAACGCCCTACGTGTTCATGAAACGTTTCTTGAAAGCCGCTCAATCTGATAAGAAG CTGGAGCTGCTGTCATTCTTCATAATCGAGCTCTGCCTCATTGAGTATGAGATGCTTTGCTTCCCCCCTTCGATGCTGGCAGCTGCTGCGGTCTTCACTGCAGAATGCACTCTCAGTGGATGCAAGAAATGGAGCAAGACAAGCGAATTGCACACGAGTTACACTCGAGAACAGCTCAT GGAATGCGCGACGCTTATGGCAAGTTTCCATCGTAAGTCGAGAACTGGGAAGCTCAGTGGTGTGCAGAAGAAGTACAATACTTCCAAATATGGCTACGTTGCGAAAATCGAACCTGCTGCTTTTCTCATCGATGCTGATTTGCATTGA
- the LOC131010978 gene encoding catalase — MDPYRYRPSSAFNSSFMTTNSGAPVWNNNNSLTVGSRGPILLEDYHLVEKLANFDRERIPERVVHARGASAKGFFEVTHDITHLTCADFLRAPGVQTPVIVRFSTVIHERGSPETLRDPRGFAVKFYTREGNFDMVGNNFPVFFVRDGMKFPDMVHALKPNPKSHIQENWRILDFFSHHPESLHMFTFLFDDLGVPQDYRHMDGSGVNTYTLINKAGKVNYVKFHWKPTCGVKCLLEDEAVKVGGTNHSHATQDLYDSIAAGNYPEWKFFIQTIDPDIEDRFDFDPLDVTKTWPEDIIPLQPVGRLVLNKNIDNFFAENEQLAFCPSLVVPGVYYSDDKLLQTRIFSYSDTQRHRLGPNYLMLPPNAPKTAHHNNHHEGFMNFMHRDEEVNYFPSRYDPTRHAETYPIPPVVLTGKREKSVIEKENNFKQPGERYRSFAPDRQERFIKRWVDALSDPRLTHEIRSIWVSYWSQADKSLGQKLASHLNVRPMM, encoded by the exons ATGGATCCTTACAGG TACCGTCCGTCGAGTGCTTTCAATTCATCTTTTATGACCACGAATTCTGGAGCTCCAGTTTGGAACAACAACAACTCTTTGACTGTTGGGAGTAGAG GTCCAATCCTGCTTGAAGATTATCATTTGGTGGAGAAACTTGCTAACTTCGACCGTGAGAGGATCCCAGAACGTGTTGTCCATGCCAGAGGTGCCAGTGCCAAGGGATTTTTCGAGGTCACTCATGATATCACTCACCTTACTTGTGCTGATTTCCTTAGAGCCCCCGGAGTTCAAACACCTGTTATTGTCCGTTTCTCCACTGTTATCCATGAGCGTGGTAGCCCTGAAACTCTTAGGGACCCCAGAGGATTTGCCGTTAAGTTCTACACAAGAGAG GGGAACTTTGATATGGTGGGAAACAACTTTCCCGTCTTCTTTGTCCGGGATGGAATGAAATTTCCTGATATGGTTCATGCGTTGAAACCCAACCCAAAGTCCCACATTCAAGAGAACTGGAGAATCTTGGATTTTTTTTCTCACCATCCTGAGAGTTTGCATATGTTCACGTTCCTCTTTGATGATTTGGGTGTTCCACAAGATTACAGGCATATGGATGGCTCGGGTGTAAATACCTATACTCTGATCAACAAGGCTGGGAAAGTAAACTATGTGAAGTTCCATTGGAAGCCTACTTGTGGAGTGAAGTGCCTGTTGGAGGACGAGGCTGTTAAGGTTGGAGGCACCAATCACAGCCATGCCACACAGGATCTTTATGACTCGATTGCAGCAGGCAATTATCCCGAGTGGAAATTTTTTATTCAGACTATAGATCCGGATATTGAAGATAGATTTGACTTTGACCCACTGGATGTTACAAAGACTTGGCCTGAGGACATCATTCCCCTGCAACCTGTTGGCCGTTTGGTGTTGAATAAGAACATTGACAACTTCTTTGCTGAGAATGAACAACTTGCATTCTGCCCTTCTCTGGTTGTCCCTGGGGTTTACTATTCTGATGACAAGCTGCTCCAAACCCGGATCTTTTCTTATTCTGATACTCAGAGGCACCGACTTGGACCAAACTATCTGATGCTCCCACCTAATGCTCCCAAGACTGCCCATCACAACAATCACCATGAAGGTTTCATGAACTTCATGCATAGGGACGAGGAG GTGAACTATTTCCCATCCAGGTATGATCCAACCCGTCATGCTGAGACGTACCCCATCCCTCCTGTGGTGTTGACAGGGAAGCGTGAGAAG AGCGTCATTGAGAAGGAGAACAACTTCAAGCAACCCGGTGAGAGATACCGTTCTTTCGCACCAGACAG GCAGGAGAGATTTATCAAAAGATGGGTTGATGCCTTGTCCGACCCCCGTCTCACCCACGAAATCCGAAGCATCTGGGTTTCGTACTGGTCTCAG GCTGACAAGTCTCTCGGCCAGAAGCTCGCATCTCATCTCAATGTTAGGCCAATGATGTGA
- the LOC131010979 gene encoding uncharacterized protein LOC131010979: MEGESMRGLRRLLAFTVLFVAAVVDSERPDARLLLTDNAGGGQSHSEEYCAMYDICGARSDGKVLNCPVGIPAVKPDELLSAKIQSLCPTITGNVCCTEAQFNTLRTQVQQAIPFLVGCPACLRNFLNLFCELTCSPNQSQFINVTSIAKVGNNSTVNGIDYYITDSFGSGLYESCKDVKFGTMNTRAMEFIGAGAKNFREWYAFIGRRAGLGIPGSPFAINFLPAAPESMGMTPMNVSTYSCGDTSLGCSCGDCPSSAACLSSGLPTPPKKGSCSMRIGSLNAKCIEVGMTILYIVLVSVFLGWGFFHRKRKRSPVPRTKPLINIPNGGVIRRINSQKDENVPMQMLEDVPQINSGVQLSIVQGYMSKFYRRYGTWVARNPVLVLCSSIGIVLVLCLGLIRFQVETRPEKLWVGPGSRAAKEKQFFDSHLAPFYRIEQLIIATIPDTVNGKAPSIVSDSNINLLFDIQKKVDAIRANYSGSLVSLTDICMKPLGKDCATQSVLQYFKMEAQNYDSFGGIDHVEYCFQHYTSADTCASAFKAPLDPSTALGGFSGNNYSEASAFIVTYPVNNEVNKDGNDTKRAVAWEKAFIQLAKEELLPMVQSKNLTLAFSSESSIEEELKRESTADAITIMISYLVMFAYISLTLGDAPRFSSYYISSKILLGLSGVLLVMLSVLGSVGFFSAVGVKSTLIIMEVIPFLVLAVGVDNMCILVQAVKRQQVELPIEGRISNALVEVGPSITLASLSEVLAFAVGSFIPMPACRVFSMFAALAVLLDFLLQVTAFVALIVFDFLRAEDNRIDCFPCIKTSGSNVELEKGGNQQKPGLLVRYMKEIHAPILNLWGVKLLVICTFGAFTLASIALCSRIQPGLEQQIVLPRDSYLQGYFNNITDYLKIGPPLYFVVKDYNYSSESRQTNQLCSISQCDSNSLLNEIARASLVPESSYIAKPAASWLDDFLVWMSPEAFGCCRKFTNASYCPPDDQPPCCASNGGSCGLSSVCADCTTCFRHSELQNGRPSTAQFREKLPWFLNALPSADCAKGGNGAYTSNVELSGYENEIIQASAFRTYHTPLNKQADYVNSMRAARDFSAKMSHSLKIDVFPYAVFYMFFEQYLNIWKTALVNLAIAIAAVFVVCLVITCSLWTSAIILLVLSMIIVDLLGIMAILDIQLNALSVVNLVMSVGIAVEFCVHITHAFLVTSGDRNQRMKEALTTMGASVFSGITLTKLVGVLVLCFSRTEVFVVYYFKMYLALVLLGFLHGLVFLPVILSMFGPPSRCVLIEKQEDRPSTSSHF, translated from the exons ATGGAGGGGGAGAGTATGAGGGGACTCCGGCGTCTGCTGGCGTTCACG GTGTTGTTTGTGGCGGCTGTGGTGGATTCGGAGCGGCCTGATGCGAGGCTTCTTTTGACGGATAATGCCGGTGGCGG ACAGAGCCACTCGGAGGAATACTGTGCTATGTACGACATTTGTGGAGCTCGTAGTGATGGCAAAGTGCTGAATTGCCCTGTTGGCATCCCTGCAGTCAAG CCCGATGAATTGTTATCAGCAAAAATTCAGAGCTTGTGTCCTACGATTACTGGGAACGTATGTTGTACAGAGGCGCAGTTCAACACTTTAAGGACGCAAGTCCAGCAA GCTATTCCTTTTCTCGTAGGTTGTCCAGCGTGCTTGAGAAATTTCTTGAACCTATTCTGCGAGCTTACATGTTCCCCGAACCAGAGCCAGTTTATCAATGTGACTTCTATTGCCAAG GTTGGTAACAATTCGACTGTTAATGGTATTGACTATTACATAACTGATTCTTTTGGCTCGGGATTGTATGAATCCTGCAAAGATGTAAAATTTGGCACCATGAACACTCGAGCCATGGAGTTCATTGGTGCTGGTGCTAAAAATTTTCGAG AGTGGTATGCCTTTATTGGTAGACGGGCGGGGCTTGGTATACCAGGATCACCATTTGCTATAAATTTCTTGCCGGCTGCCCCAGAATCAATGGGAATGACACCTATGAATGTGTCCACATATTCATGCGGCGACACTTCATTGGGCTGTTCATGCGGTGACTGTCCTTCCTCAGCAGCTTGTTTGAGTTCTGGTCTTCCTACTCCTCCCAAAAAAGGTTCCTGTTCAATGAGAATAGGGTCTCTAAAT GCAAAATGCATTGAGGTTGGGATGACAATATTATACATTGTACTCGTTTCTGTGTTTCTTGGATGGGGCTTCTTCCACAGGAAAAGGAAAAGGAGTCCCGTGCCAAGAACCAAACCATTGATTAATATCCCAAACGGCGGTGTTATTCGCCGTATTAACAGTCAGAAGGATGAAAATGTCCCTATGCAG ATGCTCGAGGACGTTCCTCAAATTAACAGTGGAGTACAACTTTCAATCGTGCAAGGCTACATGTCAAAGTTTTACAG GAGATACGGGACATGGGTTGCCAGAAATCCAGTCCTTGTTTTGTGCTCGTCAATCGGTATTGTTCTGGTGCTTTGCTTGGGTCTTATACGTTTCCAAGTCGAGACGAGGCCTGAGAAG TTATGGGTAGGCCCTGGAAGTCGAGCTGCGAAAGAGAAACAATTTTTCGACAGTCATCTTGCTCCTTTTTACAGAATTGAGCAG CTCATAATAGCAACGATCCCGGACACTGTGAATGGAAAAGCACCGAGCATCGTGTCAGATAGCAATATCAACTTGTTGTTTGACATACAGAAAAAG GTGGATGCGATCAGAGCTAATTATTCTGGTTCGTTGGTATCTCTAACTGATATTTGCATGAAGCCACTCGGCAAGGATTGTGCAACTCAAAGTGTTCTTCAG TATTTCAAGATGGAAGCCCAGAATTATGATAGCTTTGGGGGTATAGATCACGTCGAATACTGTTTCCAG CACTATACCTCGGCCGATACATGCGCTAGTGCATTTAAGGCTCCACTTGATCCAAGCACAGCACTTGGTGGTTTCTCCGGAAATAACTATTCAGAG GCTTCTGCTTTCATAGTGACATATCCCGTGAACAACGAAGTCAACAAAGATGGGAATGATACTAAGAGGGCAGTGGCATGGGAGAAAGCTTTCATTCAGCTAGCAAAG GAGGAGCTCTTGCCTATGGTCCAATCGAAAAATTTAACACTTGCATTTTCATCAGAGAGCTCTATCGAGGAAGAACTGAAAAGAGAAAGCACAGCAGATGCTATAACTATCATG ATAAGCTATCTCGTAATGTTTGCTTATATATCCTTGACTCTGGGAGATGCTCCACGTTTCTCATCTTATTATATCTCCTCTAAG ATATTACTAGGTCTATCAGGCGTTCTGCTCGTCATGCTTTCTGTGCTCGGATCAGTTGGTTTTTTCAGTGCTGTTGGAGTAAAATCTACACTGATAATAATGGAAGTCATCCCATTTCTCGTTCTGGCT GTTGGGGTGGACAACATGTGCATTCTGGTTCAAGCCGTAAAGAGACAACAAGTAGAATTGCCGATAGAGGGGCGAATTAGTAACGCACTAGTAGAAGTAGGGCCGTCTATAACACTAGCTAGCCTGTCTGAGGTCTTGGCCTTTGCAGTTGGAAGTTTCATTCCTATGCCAGCTTGCCGCGTCTTTTCAATGTTTGCAG CATTGGCTGTTCTTTTGGATTTCCTTCTTCAAGTTACTGCGTTCGTTGCCTTAATTGTTTTCGACTTCCTGAGAGCCGAGGATAATAGAATCGACTGTTTTCCGTGTATTAAGACATCTGGTTCAAATGTGGAACTGGAGAAAG GTGGTAATCAGCAGAAACCAGGACTGCTAGTCAGATATATGAAG GAAATTCATGCTCCGATTCTTAACCTTTGGGGTGTTAAACTACTGGTCATCTGCACTTTTGGCGCATTTACATTGGCAAGCATA GCATTATGTTCGAGAATACAACCTGGTTTAGAACAGCAAATTGTTCTTCCTAGAGACTCATATCTTCAG GGTTACTTTAATAATATCACGGACTATCTCAAAATCGGTCCTCCACTCTACTTTGTAGTGAAAGACTACAATTACAG TTCAGAATCGAGACAGACTAACCAACTCTGTTCCATCAGCCAGTGTGATTCTAACTCTCTTCTAAATGAG ATAGCTCGAGCTTCGTTAGTGCCAGAATCAAGTTACATAGCTAAACCAGCAGCTTCATGGCTCGACGACTTTCTTGTTTGGATGTCTCCTGAAGCTTTTGGATGTTGTAGGAAATTCACTAATGCAAGCTATTGTCCTCCTGATGATCAG CCTCCGTGTTGCGCATCAAATGGTGGTAGTTGTGGGCTCAGCTCAGTGTGTGCGGACTGTACAACG TGTTTCCGTCACTCGGAGTTGCAAAATGGCCGTCCATCAACTGCACAATTTAGGGAAAAGCTTCCATGGTTCCTCAATGCTTTGCCCTCCGCTGATTGTGCCAAAGGTGGAAATGGAGCATATACAAGCAATGTTGAGCTCAGTg GCTACGAGAACGAAATCATTCAAGCATCGGCATTTAGGACATATCACACACCCCTTAATAAACAG GCTGACTATGTCAACTCAATGAGGGCTGCACGAGATTTTAGTGCAAAGATGTCTCATTCTTTGAAG ATTGATGTCTTCCCATATGCTGTGTTTTATATGTTCTTCGAGCAGTACCTTAATATATGGAAGACAGCACTGGTCAATCTAGCTATAGCTATCG CTGCTGTCTTCGTCGTCTGCTTGGTCATCACGTGCAG CTTGTGGACTTCTGCGATAATTCTACTTGTTCTGTCAATGATCATCGTCGATCTTCTG GGCATAATGGCAATCCTAGATATCCAGCTGAACGCATTGTCGGTTGTAAACCTCGTGATGTCCGTGGGCATCGCTGTGGAGTTCTGTGTGCATATTACTCATGCTTTCTTG GTGACGAGTGGAGATAGGAATCAACGGATGAAAGAAGCTCTCACCACGATGGGGGCGTCCGTATTCAG CGGAATCACGCTGACGAAGCTAGTCGGAGTGCTGGTTCTTTGCTTCTCGAGGACAGAAGTTTTTGTG GTTTACTACTTCAAAATGTATCTTGCTTTGGTGCTTCTTGGCTTCTTGCATGGCCTCGTCTTTTTACCC GTGATTTTGAGCATGTTTGGTCCGCCGTCGAGATGCGTGCTTATAGAGAAGCAAGAAGACCGGCCGTCGACATCGTCGCACTTTTAA